In one Rutidosis leptorrhynchoides isolate AG116_Rl617_1_P2 chromosome 8, CSIRO_AGI_Rlap_v1, whole genome shotgun sequence genomic region, the following are encoded:
- the LOC139863174 gene encoding uncharacterized protein, with amino-acid sequence MTGDISNGFNSSFTTLVPKKTDPVSLNEYRPISLIGSYYKIIVKLLSLRIRKVIPNLIGFEQSAFIRGRNIMDGALIANESYAFLKTKRIKSMLFKVDFEKAFDSLSWEFSDDMMGIMGFGKKWRGWIASCLKSASVSVLVNGTPTKEFKLGRGVRQGDPLSSFLFIIATEGLNWLTKSAVSNNLYSGVEIDKDKVPISHLQYADDTLFFGSWSLDNIENLMKLLKCFELCSGLKINYNKSNPFGVGVDMKEVEYMAHLFGCNVGVFPFTYLGQPIGANMKKIASWKPVIDKFEKRLADWKSRTMSFGGRLTLVTSVLNSLPLYYFSLFRAPHCVLNKLECVRRKFFWGGAGEESKISWVKWDEVIRPWTDGGLNIGIHGVLGILNSGGVNSLDNSNFPWSTIVKTGFEIDGLGVDFSKSFSRVIGDGSNTLFWEDIWIKDKPLKDLFNRLFRLESNGKASVADRIKRDGSSFVPNWSWISEVKGRMAGEVSRLNEMMLDIKLADGKMDRWSWKLCGSGLFSTKSLTKVIMGKCLSQTTNNTPTLRNRLVPLKVAVFIWRARRNRLPVLSELDKRGIDLHSVLCPLCEEAVEKVDHALFSCKKVQEIWVKVFKWWGIGSTQLGFDDILSRNTLTQCSDAGAKIWQAMVWTSTYLIWQKRNLKVFKKECWSPPVALNDIQIKSYDWIAKRCKTKSIEWFDWLQNPHSLIL; translated from the exons ATGACCGGAGATATTTCGAATGGTTTTAATTCTTCCTTCACCACGCTTGTTCCTAAGAAGACGGACCCGGTGAGCTTAAACGAGTACCGTCCCATTAGTTTGATAGGGAGTTATTACAAGATAATTGTGAAATTGTTATCTTTAAGGATTAGAAAGGTTATCCCAAACCTTATAGGCTTTGAGCAAAGTGCGTTTATAAGAGGTAGGAATATTATGGATGGTGCACTCATCGCGAATGAATCTTATGCATTCTTGAAAACCAAACGGATTAAAAGTATGTTGTTCAAGGTTGATTTTGAGAAGGCGTTCGATAGCCTTAGTTGGGAATTCTCAGACGATATGATGGGAATTATGGGTTTTGGTAAAAAGTGGAGAGGGTGGATTGCCTCATGTTTGAAATCGGCTTCTGTTTCGGTACTCGTCAATGGCACACCTACAAAAGAGTTCAAACTTGGGAGGGGTGTGAGGCAAGGTGACCCCTTATCTTCTTTTCTTTTCATCATTGCGACGGAGGGACTTAATTGGCTAACAAAATCGGCGGTATCGAATAATCTTTATTCCGGAGTAGAAATCGACAAAGATaaagttcctatttctcatctTCAATACGCGGATGATACTCTATTTTTTGGGTCGTGGAGTTTGGATAATATTGAAAATTTGATGAAACTACTAAAATGCTTCGAGTTGTGCTCCGGATTGAAAATTAACTATAACAAAAGTAATCCTTTTGGGGTTGGGGTGGATATGAAGGAAGTTGAATATATGGCTCATTTATTTGGTTGCAATGTTGGCGTTTTTCCATTCACTTATCTTGGGCAACCTATTGGAGCTAACATGAAAAAAATCGCTAGTTGGAAACCGGTCATTGATAAATTCGAGAAAAGATTGGCGGATTGGAAATCACGTACGATGTCTTTTGGTGGACGTCTAACCCTCGTGACTTCGGTGCTTAATAGTTTGCCTTTGTATTACTTTTCGCTCTTTCGTGCCCCGCATTGCGTGCTTAATAAACTCGAGTGTGTGAGACGTAAATTCTTTTGGGGTGGGGCGGGTGAAGAGTCAAAAATCtcgtgggttaaatgggatgaGGTCATCCGTCCTTGGACGGATGGCGGTCTTAATATCGG TATTCATGGGGTCTTGGGGATTCTTAATTCGGGTGGGGTTAATTCGCTTGATAATTCTAATTTTCCTTGGAGTACAATTGTGAAAACAGGGTTCGAGATTGATGGATTGGGCGTTGACTTCTCAAAGTCGTTCTCAAGGGTGATCGGGGATGGAAGCAATACACTTTTTTGGGAAGATATATGGATCAAGGACAAACCACTTAAAGATTTGTTCAACAGGTTGTTTCGGCTCGAGTCAAATGGAAAAGCTTCGGTAGCAGATCGCATAAAGAGGGACGGTTCTTCCTTCGTTCCAAATTGGTCTTGGATTAGTGAGGTTAAAGGCAGAATGGCTGGAGAGGTGTCGAGGCTGAATGAGATGATGCTGGACATTAAACTTGCGGATGGGAAGATGGACAGGTGGTCTTGGAAGCTATGCGGGTCGGGTCTCTTTTCTACTAAAAGTCTCACGAAGGTTATTATGGGTAAATGTCTTTCTCAAACAACAAATAACACCCCAACATTAAGGAATAGACTGGTTCCATTAAAAGTCGCGGTATTCATTTGGAGAGCGAGGCGGAATCGATTGCCCGTTTTGTCTGAACTTGACAAACGGGGAATTGATCTCCACTCCGTTCTTTGTCCCCTATGCGAGGAAGCTGTGGAAAAGGTAGATCATGCGTTATTTTCGTGCAAAAAGGTTCAAGAAATTTGGGTTAAGGTCTTTAAATGGTGGGGTATAGGCTCGACACAGCTTGGTTTCGATGACATTCTAAGCAGAAATACTCTAACTCAATGTTCGGATGCGGGTGCGAAGATTTGGCAAGCAATGGTGTGGACTAGTACTTATCTCATTTGGCAAAAGAGGAATCTTAAGGTCTTCAAGAAAGAGTGTTGGTCTCCACCGGTCGCTTTAAACGATATCCAAATTAAGAGTTACGATTGGATTGCGAAGAGATGTAAAACAAAAAGTATTGAGTGGTTCGATTGGCTACAAAACCCACATTctcttattttgtaa